One stretch of Desulfovibrio sp. DNA includes these proteins:
- a CDS encoding IS630 family transposase, with protein sequence MREGIIVEVNAADRSRLEAVVADRNSPQKHVWRSRIVLLTADGLGIVEIMRRTGKSKTAVWRWQERFMEEGVDGLFQDKTRPSRIPPLGNEVAERVVSLTTTTEPRGEVTHWTAPAMAKIVGISVSSVQRVWRAHGLQPHRWRQFKLSNDPQFAAKVRDVVGLYMNPPAHAVVVSIDEKSQIQALDRTQPGLPLKPGRSGTMTHDYKRNGTTTLFAALNILDGTVVGRCMPRHTHEEFIKFLNAVERSVPAGKVIHAIADNYATHKHPKVREWLVEHPRWVFHFTPTSASWLNAVEGFFSIITRRRIRRGVFTSVSDLQEAIRRYIRQHNDKSAKPFVWTADPERIIAAVRRGHQTLDSHH encoded by the coding sequence ATGCGCGAAGGGATCATCGTCGAAGTGAATGCCGCCGACCGAAGCCGCCTTGAGGCAGTGGTGGCGGATCGCAACAGTCCGCAGAAGCACGTCTGGCGATCGCGGATCGTGCTGCTGACCGCTGACGGCCTGGGGATTGTCGAGATCATGCGTCGGACCGGCAAGAGCAAGACCGCCGTCTGGCGTTGGCAAGAGCGGTTCATGGAAGAAGGCGTCGACGGCCTCTTCCAGGACAAGACCCGGCCTTCGCGGATTCCTCCGCTTGGCAATGAAGTGGCCGAACGGGTCGTGAGCCTGACCACCACCACCGAGCCACGCGGCGAGGTGACGCACTGGACGGCTCCGGCCATGGCCAAAATCGTCGGCATCAGCGTCAGTTCGGTCCAGCGCGTCTGGCGCGCGCATGGCTTGCAGCCGCACCGCTGGCGTCAGTTCAAGCTCTCCAACGACCCGCAATTTGCCGCCAAGGTCCGCGATGTCGTCGGCCTTTACATGAACCCGCCCGCTCATGCCGTTGTCGTCTCCATTGACGAGAAGAGCCAGATCCAGGCCCTCGATCGGACGCAACCGGGACTGCCGCTGAAGCCCGGCCGGAGCGGCACCATGACCCACGACTACAAGCGCAATGGCACCACCACCTTGTTCGCCGCCCTCAACATCCTCGACGGCACGGTCGTCGGCCGCTGCATGCCCAGACACACCCATGAGGAATTCATCAAGTTCCTCAACGCCGTCGAACGGTCCGTTCCGGCGGGCAAGGTGATTCACGCCATCGCCGATAACTATGCCACGCACAAGCATCCCAAGGTCCGGGAGTGGCTGGTCGAGCATCCGCGCTGGGTCTTTCACTTCACCCCCACCTCGGCCTCTTGGCTCAATGCCGTCGAGGGCTTCTTCTCCATCATCACCCGCAGGCGTATCCGGCGCGGCGTTTTCACGTCGGTCTCCGATCTTCAGGAGGCCATCCGCCGCTACATCCGCCAACACAACGATAAATCCGCCAAGCCCTTCGTCTGGACCGCCGACCCCGAGCGGATCATCGCCGCCGTCAGGCGTGGGCACCAAACGTTAGATTCTCACCACTAG
- a CDS encoding site-specific DNA-methyltransferase — MQLGSTRDHENRLMPLDMLVFEDLRRTGLTFQSRIVWTSRHGLTPKNRLAERYETAMVWSKGETPVFNPTAARIAQLQPGKRGYKGKSKGNLTGHPLGAWPTNVWDDIPTVRHNHPDREHGDHPAQFPVALAKRAILVYSMPGDVICDPFSGSGSTHIAAVETGRAFIGADLFYADLRARRLAEAVPDLVSTLPGVTDESVAVWAAEAVRVESDAVDVGRRDDQLLLGLFASEHVRKVAG; from the coding sequence CTGCAGCTCGGGTCCACCAGGGACCATGAGAATCGCTTGATGCCCCTCGACATGCTGGTATTCGAGGATCTTCGTCGGACCGGTCTGACCTTCCAAAGCAGGATCGTCTGGACTTCGCGCCACGGTCTGACGCCCAAGAACCGACTCGCGGAACGCTATGAAACAGCGATGGTGTGGAGCAAGGGCGAGACGCCGGTCTTCAATCCCACTGCCGCGCGGATCGCGCAGCTTCAGCCCGGAAAGCGCGGCTATAAGGGTAAGAGCAAGGGCAATCTCACTGGGCACCCATTGGGGGCCTGGCCGACCAATGTGTGGGATGACATCCCAACCGTCCGACACAATCATCCGGACCGGGAGCACGGTGACCACCCTGCCCAGTTCCCGGTGGCGCTGGCAAAGCGCGCCATCCTCGTCTACTCGATGCCCGGCGATGTGATCTGCGATCCGTTCAGCGGTTCTGGTTCAACCCATATCGCTGCGGTGGAAACCGGTCGGGCCTTTATCGGGGCCGATCTGTTCTACGCCGATCTGCGGGCGCGACGGCTGGCGGAGGCCGTTCCGGATCTGGTGAGCACGTTGCCGGGCGTAACGGATGAAAGCGTGGCGGTGTGGGCGGCCGAGGCGGTTCGCGTCGAAAGCGATGCGGTGGATGTCGGTCGCCGTGATGATCAGCTCCTTCTGGGGCTGTTCGCTTCGGAACATGTTCGCAAGGTGGCGGGGTAA
- the mobI gene encoding conjugative transfer protein MobI(A/C) — MKEPMSAIATPLLLLIEERRQALISEAHSLISTWFDNDTDYKYKRRFYSPHIKVQETDSQSDSVSIFWKRRTPVNNWQGKTVTVRGITREVKVMTTHVPARKKGPAYPITSFPAAPEDERADILALEAALSPIRAELAFLGKQRRQFTSFYGKVAENPSEALEQDGSDDLTFTRPEIGGEATW; from the coding sequence ATGAAAGAACCCATGTCAGCCATTGCAACCCCTCTCCTCCTCCTCATCGAGGAACGGAGGCAAGCCCTCATATCGGAAGCCCACTCTCTGATCTCGACCTGGTTCGATAACGACACCGACTACAAGTACAAACGTCGCTTCTACAGCCCACACATCAAGGTGCAGGAAACCGACAGTCAGTCGGACAGCGTTTCGATCTTCTGGAAGCGCCGCACCCCTGTGAACAATTGGCAGGGCAAGACCGTCACCGTCAGAGGCATAACCCGGGAGGTCAAGGTCATGACAACCCATGTCCCTGCTCGGAAGAAAGGCCCGGCCTATCCGATCACCTCCTTCCCGGCTGCCCCTGAGGATGAACGCGCAGACATCCTGGCGCTGGAAGCTGCGCTTTCACCTATCCGCGCCGAACTGGCTTTCCTGGGCAAGCAGCGGCGACAGTTCACGAGTTTTTACGGGAAGGTCGCTGAGAACCCGTCGGAAGCGCTGGAGCAGGATGGCAGCGATGACCTCACGTTCACCCGCCCGGAGATCGGCGGCGAAGCCACATGGTGA
- the ssb gene encoding single-stranded DNA-binding protein encodes MAGVNKVILIGNLGRDPEVRHAQDGSKIVSLNVATSETWKDRGSGERREKTEWHRVVVFNDRVADVAERYLKKGSKVYIEGSLQTRKWTDQSGAEKFVTEVVIGKYKGELTLLDGRGDGGSSVNYPPPAGSEADYGRQSGGSAPAARSGSGWEAPSELNDDIPFARGVDHFDRPVRDGI; translated from the coding sequence ATGGCCGGGGTAAATAAGGTCATCTTAATCGGCAATCTCGGAAGAGATCCGGAAGTGCGCCATGCTCAGGATGGGTCGAAGATTGTCAGTCTCAATGTGGCCACGTCGGAAACCTGGAAAGACCGTGGATCGGGTGAGCGCCGAGAGAAGACCGAGTGGCATCGCGTCGTGGTGTTCAATGACCGCGTCGCCGATGTCGCTGAACGCTATCTCAAGAAAGGCAGCAAGGTCTATATCGAGGGCTCGCTGCAGACGCGCAAATGGACTGACCAGTCGGGAGCCGAGAAGTTCGTCACCGAAGTGGTGATCGGCAAATACAAAGGCGAATTGACCCTGCTCGATGGCCGGGGTGACGGCGGCAGTAGCGTAAATTATCCGCCGCCGGCGGGCAGTGAGGCGGATTACGGTCGCCAAAGTGGTGGTAGTGCGCCGGCCGCGCGGAGCGGCAGTGGCTGGGAAGCGCCGTCTGAGCTAAATGATGATATCCCGTTCGCGCGCGGCGTCGATCACTTCGACCGTCCCGTCCGCGACGGCATCTGA
- a CDS encoding DUF1643 domain-containing protein, with product MGKDQQNFDLFGSAGAHDPGGKTRLRWPAGSLVTSRFSDCGLYRYELSEIWDPRKPLIMWLLMNPSVADTQFRDPTLAKTGKYSFAWGYGGQLIGNVHAYRATNSRQLLSVEDPIGPENDSALDTMASRASIVVLAYGKPPNVALRARGPAVAARLQANGAKLFVLGVSDDGAPKHPLYLADSLQPLPWTVAA from the coding sequence ATGGGTAAAGACCAGCAAAACTTCGATCTATTTGGCAGTGCCGGTGCGCATGATCCCGGCGGGAAAACGCGGTTGCGCTGGCCCGCCGGATCACTGGTGACGTCGCGCTTCTCAGATTGCGGCCTCTATCGATACGAACTGAGCGAAATCTGGGATCCCCGGAAGCCGCTGATCATGTGGCTGCTGATGAACCCCAGCGTCGCAGATACTCAGTTTCGCGATCCGACGCTCGCCAAGACGGGCAAGTACAGTTTTGCCTGGGGATACGGCGGGCAACTCATTGGCAACGTCCACGCCTACCGCGCGACGAACAGCCGCCAACTCCTGTCGGTCGAGGATCCTATTGGACCAGAAAACGACAGCGCTCTCGACACCATGGCCAGTCGGGCGAGCATCGTTGTCCTGGCCTATGGAAAGCCGCCGAATGTCGCGTTGCGGGCTCGCGGCCCCGCTGTCGCTGCGCGCCTGCAAGCGAACGGCGCAAAGCTGTTTGTTCTCGGCGTTTCTGATGATGGCGCGCCGAAGCACCCGCTTTACCTGGCGGACAGTCTTCAACCGCTGCCTTGGACAGTCGCTGCCTAA
- a CDS encoding UvrD-helicase domain-containing protein has product MSLTPSGEQALILMARKIAPEMPLKVRAAAGAGKTSMLQMIAEAEEGPLLYLSYSAKLVEAAASSFPKNVDCLTVHSLAYRVMKMKEVHNRLNRPFTPDVVANLLSIERRDVTARQMGGWIQETVRKFCQGGEGCIEQSHLPTGLEETFAEDVLSGAQELWDMLVGKWDSNLPLEHDMYLKLWHLRGARLTRRYRGILMDECHDSNPVTLDAMMFQSIPITWVGDEPQSIFLFRRAINALRIIRAPEYFLTQSYRFGPPVAEIANKVVAHSPNPPPRPVVGYAAIESVINPSEPKHPISVVCRSNAGLIMEALASTGSLHVVGGVEQLVSLARGVEMLSNGHPAVNVPALSRFRTYDDMMEAIEDAKDPELRILSKLIDRYGDQLGEAVSSLEKRLVNSIEAAETSVMSAHRSKGLTVPGARLSDDFTGLSDLHDRVRSGRMTLEQYEQEINLMYVAVTRPRYELTLNDAATEMVATKPLPVSAYKPADSGSAAEDKGGPT; this is encoded by the coding sequence TTGTCCCTCACACCCAGCGGCGAACAAGCGTTGATCCTGATGGCGCGGAAGATCGCGCCGGAGATGCCGCTGAAGGTCCGTGCCGCGGCCGGCGCCGGCAAAACCTCCATGCTCCAGATGATCGCCGAGGCCGAGGAAGGACCGTTGCTCTACCTCTCCTACAGCGCCAAGTTGGTCGAGGCTGCTGCTTCCAGTTTTCCAAAGAACGTCGATTGCCTGACCGTCCATTCCCTGGCCTACAGGGTTATGAAAATGAAGGAGGTGCATAACCGCCTCAACCGGCCTTTCACACCGGACGTGGTGGCCAACCTGCTGTCCATCGAGCGGCGGGATGTCACGGCGCGGCAAATGGGCGGGTGGATCCAGGAGACGGTCAGGAAGTTCTGCCAGGGCGGTGAGGGCTGCATCGAACAGAGCCACCTCCCAACCGGCCTCGAAGAAACGTTTGCAGAAGACGTATTGAGCGGCGCTCAAGAGCTTTGGGATATGCTGGTGGGCAAGTGGGATAGCAATCTGCCCCTCGAGCACGACATGTATCTCAAGCTGTGGCATTTGCGCGGCGCCAGGTTGACCAGGCGCTACCGTGGAATCCTGATGGACGAGTGCCACGACAGCAATCCCGTCACGCTCGACGCGATGATGTTTCAGTCCATCCCGATCACCTGGGTTGGTGATGAGCCGCAGTCCATCTTCCTGTTCCGCCGAGCCATCAATGCGCTACGCATAATCAGGGCGCCCGAATACTTTCTGACGCAAAGCTATCGTTTCGGCCCGCCGGTGGCGGAGATCGCCAACAAGGTGGTGGCCCATTCCCCGAATCCACCTCCCCGTCCTGTCGTCGGTTATGCGGCGATCGAAAGCGTCATCAATCCATCTGAACCGAAACACCCGATCTCGGTGGTCTGCCGGAGCAACGCTGGCCTAATCATGGAGGCGCTGGCGAGCACCGGCTCGCTTCATGTGGTTGGGGGTGTGGAGCAGCTCGTTTCCCTGGCACGCGGCGTCGAGATGCTGTCCAACGGCCATCCTGCTGTCAACGTACCGGCTCTGTCTCGCTTCCGGACCTACGACGACATGATGGAGGCGATTGAAGATGCGAAAGATCCGGAGCTGCGGATCTTGTCGAAGCTGATCGATCGCTACGGTGACCAGCTTGGTGAGGCCGTCTCATCGCTGGAGAAGAGGCTGGTCAACTCAATCGAGGCGGCAGAGACAAGCGTTATGAGCGCGCATCGCTCCAAGGGCCTCACGGTTCCAGGCGCCCGGCTCTCCGATGACTTCACCGGCCTGTCCGATCTGCATGATCGTGTCCGCAGCGGGCGGATGACGCTTGAGCAGTACGAGCAGGAAATTAATCTGATGTATGTGGCTGTCACCAGGCCGCGCTATGAGTTGACCCTCAATGACGCAGCTACAGAAATGGTGGCGACCAAGCCTCTTCCGGTAAGTGCTTACAAGCCTGCCGATTCTGGTTCCGCAGCAGAAGACAAGGGTGGGCCTACTTGA
- a CDS encoding phosphoadenosine phosphosulfate reductase family protein, translating to MIRRQESKARANYCGFEAHRTDARDGEKARHMDHWRPVHSWSEADVWAIIERWNVAPHPAYQLGWGRVSCAACIFGSADQWASLLAINPSQVERIAIYEAEFGVTIHRSESVNHRASRGTPYKMDDGRIRAALSETFDEPVLLVPGTWVLPLGAFGESTGPS from the coding sequence GTGATTAGGCGCCAAGAATCAAAGGCCCGCGCCAATTATTGCGGGTTTGAGGCCCACCGGACCGACGCGCGAGACGGTGAGAAGGCCAGGCATATGGATCACTGGCGCCCCGTTCATTCTTGGTCGGAGGCTGACGTCTGGGCGATCATCGAACGGTGGAACGTGGCTCCGCATCCGGCCTATCAGCTCGGCTGGGGTCGCGTGAGTTGTGCCGCTTGCATCTTTGGGTCTGCTGATCAGTGGGCCAGTCTTCTCGCTATCAATCCCAGCCAGGTGGAGCGAATCGCGATCTACGAAGCCGAATTCGGAGTGACCATCCATCGTAGCGAGAGCGTCAACCATCGAGCCTCTCGCGGCACGCCGTACAAGATGGACGACGGCCGGATCCGTGCAGCGCTATCTGAAACTTTTGACGAACCCGTGCTGCTGGTCCCTGGCACCTGGGTTCTGCCGCTCGGTGCGTTCGGCGAAAGCACTGGGCCGTCTTGA